Proteins encoded within one genomic window of Variovorax sp. OAS795:
- the atpA gene encoding F0F1 ATP synthase subunit alpha codes for MQLNPAEISELIKSRIEGLGVSANIRNEGTVVSVTDGIVRVHGLSDAMQGEMLEFPPTADGTPSFGLALNLERDSVGAVILGEYEHISEGDTVKCTGRILEVPVGPELIGRVVNALGQPIDGKGPINAKMTDVIEKVAPGVIARKSVDQPMQTGLKSIDSMVPIGRGQRELIIGDRQTGKTAVAIDAIINQKGQNMTCVYVAIGQKASSIKNVVRSLEQAGAMDYTIVVAASASESAAMQYVSAYSGCTMGEYFRDRGEDALIVYDDLSKQAVAYRQVSLLLRRPPGREAYPGDVFYLHSRLLERAARVNADYVEAFTKGAVKGKTGSLTALPIIETQAGDVSAFVPTNVISITDGQIFLETSLFNAGIRPAINAGISVSRVGSSAQTNLIKNQSGGIRTDLAQYRELAAFAQFASDLDEATRKQLDRGARVTELLKQTQYSPLPISLMNATLFAVNKGFMDDIEVKKVLAFEHGFHQLLKSSHAALLETMEKNGAKWDVKPAKPDDSAEKQAFKKVCQDAEAELLAAATSFKKSFA; via the coding sequence ATGCAACTCAATCCCGCAGAAATTTCCGAACTGATCAAGAGCCGCATCGAGGGCCTCGGGGTCAGCGCCAACATCCGCAACGAGGGCACCGTGGTCTCGGTGACCGACGGCATCGTGCGCGTGCACGGCCTGTCCGATGCAATGCAGGGCGAAATGCTCGAGTTCCCGCCCACGGCTGACGGCACGCCGTCGTTCGGCCTCGCGCTGAACCTCGAGCGCGACTCCGTCGGCGCCGTGATTCTGGGCGAGTACGAGCACATCTCCGAAGGCGACACCGTGAAGTGCACGGGCCGCATCCTGGAAGTGCCCGTCGGTCCCGAGCTCATCGGCCGCGTGGTGAACGCCCTGGGCCAGCCGATCGACGGCAAGGGCCCCATCAACGCCAAGATGACCGACGTGATCGAGAAGGTCGCTCCCGGCGTGATCGCACGGAAGTCCGTCGACCAGCCGATGCAGACCGGCCTCAAGTCCATCGACTCGATGGTGCCGATCGGCCGTGGCCAGCGCGAGCTGATCATCGGCGACCGCCAGACCGGCAAGACCGCCGTGGCGATCGACGCGATCATCAACCAGAAGGGTCAGAACATGACCTGCGTCTACGTTGCGATCGGCCAGAAGGCTTCGTCGATCAAGAACGTGGTGCGCTCGCTCGAACAAGCCGGCGCGATGGACTACACCATCGTCGTGGCGGCATCGGCCTCCGAATCGGCGGCCATGCAGTACGTGTCGGCCTACTCGGGCTGCACGATGGGCGAATACTTCCGCGACCGCGGCGAAGACGCGCTCATCGTCTATGACGACCTGTCCAAGCAAGCCGTGGCCTACCGCCAGGTCTCGCTGCTGCTGCGCCGCCCGCCAGGCCGCGAAGCCTACCCCGGCGACGTGTTCTATCTCCACAGCCGCCTGCTCGAACGCGCAGCCCGCGTGAACGCCGACTATGTCGAAGCCTTCACCAAAGGCGCCGTCAAGGGCAAGACCGGTTCGCTTACCGCGCTGCCGATCATCGAAACGCAAGCCGGCGACGTGTCCGCCTTCGTTCCGACCAACGTGATCTCGATCACCGACGGCCAGATCTTCCTGGAAACCAGCCTGTTCAACGCCGGCATCCGCCCCGCCATCAACGCCGGTATTTCGGTGTCGCGCGTGGGTTCGTCGGCGCAGACCAACCTGATCAAGAACCAGTCGGGCGGTATCCGTACCGACCTGGCCCAGTACCGTGAACTGGCTGCGTTCGCGCAGTTCGCTTCCGACCTGGACGAAGCGACCCGCAAGCAACTCGACCGTGGCGCGCGCGTGACGGAACTGCTCAAGCAGACCCAGTACAGCCCGCTGCCGATCTCGCTGATGAATGCCACGCTGTTCGCAGTGAACAAGGGCTTCATGGACGACATCGAGGTCAAGAAGGTGCTCGCGTTCGAACACGGCTTCCACCAGCTGCTGAAGTCGAGCCACGCTGCCCTGCTCGAGACCATGGAAAAAAATGGCGCCAAGTGGGACGTGAAGCCCGCCAAGCCGGACGACAGCGCCGAGAAGCAAGCCTTCAAGAAGGTTTGCCAGGACGCCGAAGCCGAACTGCTGGCAGCCGCCACCTCGTTCAAGAAGTCGTTCGCCTGA
- a CDS encoding F0F1 ATP synthase subunit delta translates to MAELATIARPYAEALFKASSSDVAGTSAWLDQVAAIAASPELRQFADNPKATAEQVLGVIAGAFGAPLTAHAQNFLGALLDNGRFTVLPEIAKQFRALANAKSGSSDAVVYSAFPIDAAALANVAAALEKRFGRKLQVTVQQEPDLIGGIRVVVGDEVLDTSVKARLEQMKVALAA, encoded by the coding sequence ATGGCAGAACTCGCCACCATCGCACGTCCCTACGCCGAGGCGCTTTTCAAGGCGTCGTCGTCCGACGTCGCCGGAACCAGCGCCTGGCTCGACCAGGTGGCCGCCATCGCGGCCAGTCCGGAGCTCCGGCAATTCGCCGACAACCCCAAGGCCACGGCCGAACAGGTTCTCGGCGTGATCGCCGGTGCATTCGGTGCACCGCTGACCGCCCACGCCCAGAACTTCCTGGGTGCGCTCCTGGACAACGGACGTTTCACGGTGCTGCCGGAAATTGCGAAGCAGTTCCGGGCACTGGCCAACGCGAAGAGCGGCTCGTCCGACGCCGTGGTCTACAGCGCCTTTCCCATCGATGCCGCGGCCCTGGCCAATGTGGCTGCCGCGCTCGAAAAGCGTTTCGGCCGCAAGCTGCAGGTCACGGTCCAGCAAGAGCCGGATCTGATCGGCGGCATCCGTGTGGTGGTCGGTGACGAGGTGCTCGACACCTCCGTCAAAGCGCGCCTCGAACAAATGAAAGTTGCGCTGGCGGCCTGA
- the atpB gene encoding F0F1 ATP synthase subunit A, translated as MAAENAAEHGQTAGEYIIHHLTHLQSSKPAGVADFSVFNFDSLFFSIALGALGCWLLWLAARKATAGVPGRFQAAVELLVEMVDQQAKGIVHNATSRKFVAPLALTIFVWIFLLNAMDLFPVDLFPAIWAKIFGIAGADPHHAYLRVVPTADLSVTMGMSVAVLLVCLYYNIKIKGFGGWVHELFTAPFGNHWALYPFNFAMQMIEFVAKTVSHGMRLFGNMYAGELIFLLIALMGGAWSLSATGIGLAIGHIVAGTAWAIFHILIITLQAFVFMMLALVYIGQAHDHH; from the coding sequence ATGGCTGCTGAAAACGCTGCGGAACATGGTCAGACCGCGGGTGAATACATCATTCACCACTTGACGCACCTGCAAAGCTCCAAGCCCGCAGGTGTTGCCGACTTTTCGGTTTTCAATTTCGACTCGCTCTTCTTCTCGATAGCACTCGGCGCCCTGGGTTGCTGGCTGCTCTGGCTGGCGGCCCGCAAGGCGACCGCGGGCGTTCCGGGACGTTTCCAGGCGGCCGTCGAGCTGCTGGTCGAAATGGTCGACCAGCAAGCCAAGGGCATCGTGCACAACGCCACCAGCCGCAAGTTCGTCGCTCCGCTCGCGCTCACCATCTTCGTGTGGATCTTCCTGCTGAACGCAATGGACCTGTTCCCGGTCGACCTGTTCCCGGCCATCTGGGCCAAGATCTTCGGCATCGCCGGCGCAGACCCGCACCACGCCTACCTGCGCGTCGTGCCGACGGCCGACCTCTCGGTGACCATGGGCATGTCGGTTGCCGTGCTGCTGGTGTGCCTGTACTACAACATCAAGATCAAGGGTTTCGGCGGCTGGGTGCACGAGCTCTTCACCGCGCCGTTCGGCAATCACTGGGCGCTGTATCCGTTCAACTTCGCCATGCAGATGATCGAGTTCGTCGCCAAGACCGTCTCGCACGGCATGCGGCTGTTCGGCAACATGTATGCCGGCGAACTGATCTTCCTGCTGATCGCCCTCATGGGCGGTGCCTGGTCGCTGTCGGCCACCGGCATCGGCCTGGCCATCGGCCACATCGTCGCGGGCACGGCCTGGGCCATCTTCCACATCCTGATCATCACGCTGCAAGCCTTCGTGTTCATGATGCTGGCGCTGGTCTACATCGGCCAGGCTCACGATCACCACTGA
- a CDS encoding F0F1 ATP synthase subunit B, producing MSITGTLIVQMIVFLILVGFTMKFVWPPIAKALDDRAAKIAEGLAAADKAKSELSAANKRVEAELGQARNESAQRLADAERRAQAIVEEAKARATEEGNKIVAAARVEADQQALKAREALREQVAALAVKGAEQILRKEVNAGVHADLLARLQTEL from the coding sequence GTGAGCATTACCGGTACCCTGATCGTTCAGATGATCGTGTTCCTGATCCTGGTCGGGTTCACGATGAAGTTCGTGTGGCCGCCGATCGCCAAGGCGCTGGACGACCGCGCCGCGAAGATCGCCGAAGGCCTCGCTGCAGCCGACAAGGCCAAGTCCGAGCTGTCCGCCGCCAACAAGCGCGTGGAAGCCGAACTCGGCCAGGCACGCAACGAGTCCGCGCAACGTCTTGCCGACGCCGAACGTCGCGCCCAGGCCATCGTTGAAGAGGCCAAGGCCCGCGCGACCGAAGAAGGCAACAAGATCGTTGCTGCGGCACGCGTCGAAGCCGACCAGCAGGCACTGAAGGCGCGCGAAGCATTGCGCGAACAGGTTGCCGCACTGGCCGTCAAGGGCGCAGAGCAGATCCTGCGCAAGGAAGTGAATGCGGGCGTCCACGCCGATTTGCTCGCCCGCCTGCAGACCGAACTCTGA
- a CDS encoding D-amino acid aminotransferase: MHPLTAALPSTPCYLDGEYTAVKDAKVSVLDRGFIFGDGVYEVVPAYGGQPFCFEEHMARLDRSLAELQIANPLTLDEWRGIVMRLIGPGGAAPQAVYFQVTRGVAPRDHAMVKGLRPTVFVMVNPLPPVADAVRAQGVGCVTADDFRWQKAHIKSTSLLGAVLARQISVEAGAAETVMFRGDWLSEASSSNVWIVKDGVLIGPPKDNLVLTGIRYGLLERLCQERGIPFALRRVSRDEVFGADELILSSASKEVLPVATLDGKAIGNGRPGPIYESLYAAYQEAKQRNAEKQGAPA, encoded by the coding sequence ATGCACCCTCTCACTGCCGCACTTCCCTCCACACCCTGCTATCTCGACGGCGAATACACCGCCGTCAAGGACGCCAAGGTCAGCGTGCTCGACCGTGGCTTCATTTTCGGCGACGGCGTCTACGAGGTCGTCCCCGCCTATGGCGGCCAGCCCTTCTGCTTCGAAGAACACATGGCGCGGCTCGATCGATCGCTGGCCGAGCTGCAGATCGCCAATCCGCTCACGCTCGACGAGTGGCGGGGCATCGTGATGCGTTTGATCGGGCCGGGCGGCGCTGCACCGCAGGCGGTCTACTTCCAGGTGACGCGCGGCGTTGCGCCGCGCGACCACGCGATGGTCAAGGGGCTCCGGCCCACCGTCTTCGTGATGGTGAATCCGCTGCCGCCGGTGGCCGATGCGGTGCGCGCCCAGGGCGTGGGCTGCGTGACGGCAGACGACTTCCGCTGGCAGAAGGCCCACATCAAGAGCACCAGCCTGCTGGGCGCCGTGCTTGCGCGGCAGATCAGTGTCGAGGCCGGCGCAGCCGAGACCGTGATGTTCCGCGGCGACTGGCTCAGCGAGGCTTCGTCGAGCAATGTGTGGATCGTGAAGGACGGCGTACTGATCGGCCCGCCCAAGGACAACCTGGTGCTCACCGGCATCCGCTACGGCCTGCTCGAGCGCCTGTGCCAGGAGCGCGGCATTCCGTTTGCGCTGCGGCGCGTGTCGCGCGACGAAGTGTTCGGCGCCGACGAACTGATCCTGTCCTCGGCCAGCAAGGAAGTGCTGCCCGTCGCCACGCTCGACGGCAAGGCCATTGGGAATGGCCGGCCCGGCCCCATCTACGAGAGCTTGTATGCGGCCTATCAGGAGGCCAAGCAACGCAACGCTGAGAAGCAAGGAGCCCCGGCATGA
- a CDS encoding ATP synthase subunit I, with translation MKTIARKDERVAEDLDTEFKPLTADEASELRARHPSISPWRVIAGQLVVGLLVALAAWGLTGRQNLGWSAAYGAIAVVIPAAVFARGLTGRFSSLNPGTAVVGFFLWEMVKMALSLAMLFAAPMLITALSWPAMLVGLVVTMKAAWLAVMFSPRRRQHRDE, from the coding sequence ATGAAAACAATCGCCCGAAAAGATGAGAGGGTCGCGGAGGACCTCGACACGGAATTCAAGCCGTTGACCGCCGATGAGGCGAGTGAACTGCGTGCAAGGCATCCCTCGATTTCCCCTTGGCGGGTCATCGCGGGGCAGTTGGTTGTCGGTCTGCTGGTGGCTTTGGCCGCCTGGGGACTGACGGGGAGGCAAAATCTGGGTTGGTCCGCCGCTTACGGTGCGATCGCGGTGGTCATTCCTGCCGCGGTATTCGCACGGGGGTTGACCGGCCGGTTTTCTTCCTTGAATCCGGGCACTGCGGTGGTCGGGTTCTTCCTCTGGGAAATGGTCAAGATGGCGTTGTCGCTCGCGATGTTGTTCGCGGCGCCAATGCTGATAACGGCGCTGAGCTGGCCCGCAATGCTGGTCGGCTTGGTGGTGACAATGAAGGCGGCCTGGTTGGCGGTGATGTTCTCGCCCCGGCGCCGGCAACATAGAGACGAGTAA